The following are encoded together in the Scytonema millei VB511283 genome:
- a CDS encoding alpha/beta hydrolase translates to MANIACRQLKCPNLSALYYGFAVWVSAVIVFSSTSVFAAERVVLKYRAFRESIAVEDLTKFARTGEMSPDLRVNLALARQDPQTIRQSLTNTVTVDPILLDRVLNNAVGELLLDEIGKTIHPSSRQANRQALRAAMTLSARDRQLSLLEILQNYPTTDVEVEGDRLEAVYSQLRRLEGTLKNFLMKNFLK, encoded by the coding sequence TTGGCTAATATTGCTTGTAGACAATTGAAATGTCCTAATCTATCCGCTCTCTACTATGGTTTCGCCGTCTGGGTAAGTGCGGTAATTGTATTTTCTAGCACCTCCGTTTTTGCAGCCGAACGAGTCGTACTGAAGTACCGAGCTTTTCGCGAATCAATTGCGGTTGAGGATTTGACAAAGTTTGCGCGCACTGGAGAAATGTCACCCGATCTACGGGTAAATTTGGCATTAGCTAGACAAGATCCCCAGACAATCCGTCAGTCCCTTACAAATACAGTAACAGTCGATCCAATCTTGTTAGATCGAGTTCTCAACAACGCTGTAGGAGAATTATTGTTAGATGAAATAGGAAAAACCATTCATCCATCTTCGCGCCAAGCAAATCGACAAGCTCTACGCGCTGCTATGACCTTATCTGCTCGCGATCGCCAGCTCTCGCTGCTGGAAATTCTTCAAAACTACCCAACAACAGATGTGGAAGTGGAAGGCGATCGCCTCGAAGCCGTTTACAGCCAACTGCGTCGCCTAGAAGGAACTCTGAAAAATTTTTTAATGAAAAATTTTTTAAAATAG
- a CDS encoding low-complexity tail membrane protein, which produces MQSFRSEPFLWIHLAGLATLPILLQLCWLGLAVGDPILPVWLEFSIVAAIGVLPVLWMQLSRPFLIFAVLGVAQKPTQLDEQQRKVLRLIRTTSNRLLAMVAAVLLVGLLWLLYRTAPIAAHAVPLPPQWRGLGLLVASIAFLASNLFLQIPVSVARVFVTSETEFSKAKPYPVERIARDFTIVGWQVNRILPQLTNSQTDTAQVTAQVKE; this is translated from the coding sequence ATGCAATCATTTCGCTCCGAACCATTTTTGTGGATTCACCTAGCTGGGTTGGCAACGCTGCCGATTCTGTTGCAGTTGTGCTGGCTCGGCTTGGCTGTGGGCGATCCCATCTTGCCTGTGTGGTTAGAATTCTCAATTGTGGCAGCGATCGGAGTCTTACCCGTTCTGTGGATGCAGCTATCGCGTCCTTTTTTGATCTTTGCCGTGCTGGGAGTCGCACAAAAACCAACTCAGCTCGACGAGCAGCAAAGAAAAGTTCTCAGGTTAATTCGTACGACTTCCAATCGCCTGCTGGCTATGGTAGCAGCAGTATTGCTAGTAGGGCTATTATGGTTGTTGTATCGTACCGCGCCGATCGCGGCACATGCCGTACCCTTACCACCCCAATGGCGAGGCTTAGGATTGTTGGTAGCTAGTATTGCCTTTTTAGCAAGCAATCTATTTCTGCAAATCCCTGTCAGCGTGGCACGGGTTTTCGTTACTAGCGAAACAGAATTTTCTAAGGCAAAACCTTATCCTGTAGAAAGAATAGCGCGAGACTTTACGATTGTTGGCTGGCAAGTTAACCGCATCTTGCCCCAACTCACCAACTCTCAAACAGATACAGCTCAAGTAACAGCTCAAGTAAAGGAATGA
- the infB gene encoding translation initiation factor IF-2 has translation MNNGKVRIYDLSKELNLDNKEILAICDRLNIAVKSHSSTISEEEAERIRQAAEKQAANPVTAGREGHANSYKAHPQPATNKVKPKPVVPHKQQILEIRKPKHNPDRPNPPEPSVAVAPQPPARPTASNSPVRPTTAPTRPEAQKPVQAVETQPTTQSEQGDNSTHTNKSRSLESPKLSTPPPRPSGARDGVDETAGLPPSPPQRAERLERSERPERPILKREQDDRAANRPVAKADRVEKPMRRSQEAAASSESTPARPKPVLELQRPKPVRAGEAVAPERSKPEGAEALPGTEEIAEIGVDDKPILKRPMPRPVGKGGKKWQEEEIDEGQDAKATKAGVKTKRLKPIVDLDDEEDFDDEEDGDGDTPIQVSLSIARPPKQKTAARPGQPQPAAISVVRSKKFSQARENNRRREPEQKRERPEKVVVMGNLTVQELAESLATPDTEIVKILFMKGIAVSITQSLDLATIKMVAEELGVEVETAEPEAEARKVTEMLDAADLENLQRRPPVVTIMGHVDHGKTTLLDAIRKTKVAQGEAGGITQHIGAYHVDVEQNGQMQQVVFLDTPGHEAFTAMRARGARVTDIAILVVAADDGVQPQTVEAISHAQAAEVPIVVAINKIDKEGAQPDRVKQELTQYSLTPEEWGGDTIMVPVSAIKGENLDGLLEMILLVAEVEDLYANPDRTAKGTVIEAHLDKAKGPVATLLVQNGTLHVGDILVAGSAFGKVRAMVDDRGRRVDIASPSFAVEVLGLSDVPAAGDDFEVYLVEKEARAIANERAEKQRQFRLLQGRATLTSISAQAQEGELKELNLILKADVQGSVEAIVGALKQLPQNEVQIRMLLSAPGEVTETDIDLAAASNAVIIGFNTTLASGARQAADEAGVDVREYDIIYKLLEDIQAALEGMLEPELVEEPLGQAEVRQVFPVGRGKVAGSYVQSGKLVRNCKLRVRRGGKVIYEGALDSLKRMREDAREVNSGYECGIGVDKFNDWVEGDIVEAYQMVTKRRTLTR, from the coding sequence ATGAACAACGGCAAAGTCAGAATTTACGATCTATCAAAGGAATTGAATTTGGATAACAAGGAAATATTAGCCATTTGCGATCGGCTTAATATTGCGGTGAAAAGTCATAGCAGCACTATTAGCGAAGAAGAAGCAGAGCGAATCAGACAAGCAGCAGAAAAACAAGCTGCCAACCCCGTCACTGCTGGTAGAGAAGGTCATGCCAACAGCTACAAGGCACATCCTCAACCAGCCACTAACAAAGTCAAACCAAAACCTGTCGTGCCTCACAAACAGCAAATCTTGGAAATTCGCAAACCAAAGCACAACCCCGATCGTCCTAACCCCCCAGAACCTTCTGTTGCCGTAGCACCTCAACCTCCAGCTCGTCCGACCGCTTCTAATTCACCCGTGCGACCGACAACAGCGCCAACCCGTCCCGAAGCACAAAAGCCAGTGCAAGCAGTAGAAACTCAGCCTACAACCCAAAGCGAGCAGGGCGATAATTCAACACATACCAACAAATCCAGATCGCTAGAATCACCCAAGCTGTCAACACCACCCCCTAGACCGTCCGGGGCAAGAGACGGTGTGGATGAAACTGCCGGACTACCACCGTCGCCACCACAGCGAGCGGAGCGCCTGGAGCGATCGGAACGACCGGAGCGACCCATTCTCAAGCGAGAGCAAGACGATCGCGCAGCCAATCGTCCAGTGGCGAAGGCAGATAGAGTCGAAAAACCAATGCGTCGTTCGCAGGAGGCAGCTGCTAGCTCGGAAAGCACGCCAGCTAGACCTAAACCCGTGCTGGAACTGCAAAGACCTAAGCCAGTGAGGGCAGGCGAAGCAGTAGCACCAGAACGCTCTAAACCAGAAGGGGCAGAAGCTTTACCGGGAACGGAAGAAATCGCCGAGATCGGTGTGGATGACAAGCCAATCCTCAAGCGCCCCATGCCGCGTCCAGTGGGTAAAGGTGGCAAGAAATGGCAAGAAGAGGAGATAGACGAAGGACAAGACGCAAAGGCAACGAAGGCAGGTGTAAAAACCAAACGTCTCAAGCCTATAGTCGATTTGGATGACGAAGAAGACTTTGACGATGAGGAGGACGGAGATGGCGATACTCCAATTCAAGTTAGCCTGTCTATAGCTCGTCCGCCAAAACAGAAAACAGCAGCTCGTCCAGGACAGCCGCAGCCTGCTGCCATTAGTGTTGTTAGAAGCAAAAAGTTTAGCCAAGCACGAGAAAACAACCGTCGCCGCGAACCCGAACAGAAACGCGAACGCCCAGAAAAAGTGGTAGTCATGGGCAATCTCACCGTGCAAGAACTAGCTGAGAGTTTAGCAACTCCAGATACAGAAATTGTCAAGATTCTGTTCATGAAGGGGATAGCAGTTAGTATTACCCAAAGTTTAGATCTTGCCACGATTAAAATGGTGGCAGAAGAACTGGGCGTAGAGGTAGAAACTGCCGAGCCAGAAGCAGAAGCTCGTAAGGTTACAGAAATGCTCGATGCGGCAGACCTGGAAAATCTCCAGCGCCGTCCGCCAGTCGTAACAATTATGGGTCACGTAGACCACGGAAAAACGACTTTGCTCGATGCCATCCGCAAAACAAAAGTGGCGCAGGGCGAAGCTGGAGGCATTACCCAGCACATCGGTGCTTACCATGTCGATGTCGAACAAAACGGGCAAATGCAGCAAGTCGTATTTCTAGATACTCCCGGTCACGAAGCCTTCACGGCGATGCGGGCACGAGGAGCGCGAGTGACGGACATCGCCATCTTAGTGGTGGCTGCCGATGATGGCGTTCAACCCCAGACGGTTGAGGCGATCAGTCATGCCCAAGCAGCAGAAGTACCAATTGTCGTCGCAATCAATAAGATTGATAAAGAAGGCGCTCAACCCGATCGCGTCAAGCAAGAGTTAACTCAATACAGCCTAACTCCTGAAGAATGGGGCGGAGACACGATTATGGTTCCCGTCAGCGCCATTAAAGGTGAAAACCTTGACGGCTTGCTGGAAATGATTCTGTTGGTTGCAGAGGTAGAAGACCTATATGCTAACCCAGATCGGACGGCGAAAGGAACGGTAATTGAAGCCCATCTTGACAAAGCCAAAGGTCCGGTCGCAACCTTGCTGGTACAAAACGGAACGCTGCATGTGGGCGATATCCTCGTGGCTGGGTCGGCATTTGGCAAAGTCCGCGCTATGGTAGACGATCGCGGTCGGCGGGTAGATATCGCTAGCCCCTCCTTCGCCGTAGAAGTCTTGGGCTTGAGCGACGTGCCAGCAGCTGGAGACGATTTCGAGGTGTATCTCGTCGAGAAGGAAGCACGGGCGATCGCTAACGAACGGGCAGAAAAACAACGTCAGTTCCGCTTGCTGCAAGGACGCGCAACCCTAACTTCCATATCCGCACAGGCTCAGGAAGGCGAGTTGAAGGAACTCAACTTGATCCTTAAGGCAGATGTCCAAGGTTCCGTCGAAGCGATCGTCGGGGCGCTCAAACAACTGCCACAAAACGAAGTCCAAATCAGGATGTTGTTGTCTGCACCTGGAGAAGTCACTGAAACTGACATCGACTTGGCAGCAGCTAGTAACGCCGTGATTATCGGCTTCAACACCACGCTTGCTAGCGGTGCTAGACAAGCAGCCGACGAAGCAGGGGTAGATGTTCGAGAATACGACATTATCTACAAACTGCTGGAAGATATTCAAGCTGCCCTAGAAGGTATGCTAGAGCCAGAATTGGTAGAAGAACCTCTTGGTCAGGCAGAAGTCCGCCAGGTCTTCCCAGTCGGTCGCGGTAAGGTGGCTGGTAGCTACGTGCAGTCGGGCAAGCTCGTGCGTAACTGCAAGCTGCGGGTGCGTCGTGGTGGTAAGGTGATCTACGAAGGTGCTTTAGATTCTCTTAAGCGGATGCGAGAGGATGCCCGCGAAGTCAATTCCGGCTACGAATGCGGTATTGGCGTCGATAAATTCAACGATTGGGTTGAAGGCGATATCGTCGAAGCCTATCAAATGGTGACAAAACGCCGCACGCTTACGAGGTAG
- a CDS encoding YlxR family protein: protein MKPNYRRCISCGRVALKSEFWRIVRDRDSGELQLDRGMGRSAYICPQASCLQVAQKKNRLGRSLKVKTVSEVLYQTLLQRLVTEP from the coding sequence ATGAAACCTAACTATCGCCGTTGTATCAGCTGCGGTCGCGTGGCATTAAAATCGGAGTTTTGGCGCATTGTCCGCGATCGCGACTCGGGAGAGTTACAATTAGATCGGGGCATGGGGCGTTCTGCTTACATCTGTCCCCAAGCAAGCTGTCTACAAGTGGCGCAAAAGAAAAACCGCTTGGGGCGATCGCTCAAGGTCAAGACAGTCTCAGAGGTGCTTTATCAGACTCTATTGCAGCGCCTGGTTACAGAACCATAG
- the nusA gene encoding transcription termination factor NusA, which yields MSMVSLPGLKELIESISRERNLPRNAVQNALREALLKGYERYRRAQNLDKKHFEEEYFDNFEVELDVEEQGFRVLATKTIIEEVTNSDHEISLKDVQEFAGDAAQIGDSVLVDVTPDKEEFGRMAAMQTKQVLSQKLRDQQRQMIQEEFQDIEDTVLQARVLRFERQSVIMAVSSSFGQPEVEAELPKREQLPNDNYRANATFKVYLKKVLQGQHRGPQLLVSRADAGLVVYLFANEVPEIEDEVVRIVAVAREANPPSRHVGPRTKIAVDTLDRDVDPVGACIGARGSRIQVVVNELRGEKIDVIRWSPDPATYIANALSPARVDEVRLMDPETRQTHVLVAEDQLSLAIGKEGQNVRLAARLTGWKIDIKDRDKYDYAAEDAKFAAAARQQAAAQLEEELAEEELAEEELEDMIETVDDTGEELDEELETSEELEESATNEL from the coding sequence ATGTCAATGGTCAGCTTACCTGGTCTAAAAGAATTAATTGAAAGCATCAGCCGCGAACGGAATTTACCTCGGAATGCGGTACAAAACGCTCTGAGAGAAGCTTTGCTAAAAGGCTACGAGCGCTATCGGCGAGCGCAAAATCTAGACAAAAAGCATTTTGAAGAAGAATATTTTGACAACTTTGAAGTAGAGTTGGATGTTGAAGAACAAGGCTTTCGAGTTCTAGCAACTAAAACAATTATTGAAGAAGTCACCAACTCCGACCACGAAATTTCCCTTAAAGACGTGCAAGAATTTGCAGGGGATGCAGCTCAAATTGGCGATTCCGTGCTAGTTGACGTGACTCCAGATAAAGAAGAGTTTGGACGCATGGCAGCGATGCAGACAAAACAAGTTTTGTCACAAAAACTCCGCGATCAGCAGCGTCAAATGATTCAAGAGGAATTTCAAGATATAGAAGACACCGTACTGCAAGCCAGAGTATTACGGTTTGAGCGACAGTCAGTGATTATGGCGGTTAGTAGCAGCTTCGGTCAGCCAGAAGTCGAAGCAGAATTACCCAAGCGGGAGCAACTACCTAACGATAATTATCGCGCCAATGCTACTTTTAAGGTTTATCTCAAGAAAGTCTTGCAGGGACAGCATCGAGGTCCACAGTTATTGGTTTCCAGGGCTGATGCTGGTCTAGTCGTGTATCTATTTGCGAATGAAGTGCCGGAAATAGAGGATGAAGTCGTCCGCATTGTTGCTGTAGCCAGGGAAGCCAATCCTCCCTCCAGGCATGTCGGTCCTCGGACAAAAATTGCTGTCGATACCCTAGACCGAGATGTAGACCCAGTAGGGGCATGTATTGGCGCTAGAGGATCGCGAATTCAAGTCGTAGTCAACGAATTACGAGGAGAAAAAATTGACGTGATTCGCTGGTCGCCTGACCCAGCTACTTATATTGCCAATGCTTTGAGTCCGGCTAGAGTGGATGAAGTACGGTTGATGGACCCGGAAACTCGACAGACTCACGTATTGGTGGCAGAAGATCAACTCAGTTTGGCAATTGGTAAAGAAGGACAAAACGTCCGTCTAGCCGCCCGTTTGACAGGATGGAAAATTGACATCAAAGACCGCGACAAATACGATTACGCCGCTGAAGATGCTAAATTTGCAGCAGCAGCTAGACAACAAGCCGCCGCACAGTTAGAGGAAGAATTAGCAGAGGAAGAATTGGCAGAGGAAGAACTAGAAGACATGATAGAAACAGTAGATGACACTGGCGAAGAATTGGATGAAGAACTGGAAACATCTGAGGAGCTAGAAGAATCGGCGACTAACGAACTGTGA
- the rimP gene encoding ribosome maturation factor RimP, whose translation MAHPLIPQIIELASPVAEDLGLEIVEIVFHTNHRPPVLRVDIRNPQQDTGLDDCERMSRALEATLDTADVIPDAYVLEVSSPGISRQLVADREFVSFKGFPAIVTLSEPYEGHTEWTGQLIKRDETAVFLNQKGRAIAIPRSLITRVQLDERH comes from the coding sequence ATGGCTCATCCCTTAATTCCTCAAATCATTGAACTCGCCTCGCCTGTAGCAGAAGATCTAGGATTGGAAATCGTTGAGATCGTTTTCCATACCAACCATCGTCCGCCAGTGCTGCGCGTGGACATCCGCAATCCGCAGCAAGACACCGGACTAGATGACTGCGAACGCATGAGCCGCGCTTTAGAAGCAACGCTAGATACAGCAGATGTCATTCCTGATGCTTACGTTTTGGAGGTTTCTAGTCCAGGGATATCGCGCCAGCTGGTCGCAGATCGAGAATTTGTTTCTTTTAAAGGATTCCCTGCGATCGTCACCTTATCCGAACCCTATGAAGGTCATACAGAGTGGACGGGTCAATTAATTAAGCGCGATGAAACAGCGGTGTTTTTGAATCAAAAAGGTCGGGCGATCGCCATTCCCCGCTCTCTCATCACCAGGGTACAACTGGACGAGCGCCACTAA
- a CDS encoding ABC transporter permease, producing the protein MSRSKSLQYYILARLLLTPLMLWTIVTVVFLLLRATPGDPVDAVLGGRAPESVKQEYRERLGLLDPLPIQYIRYIGNLLRFDLGSSITTQGESVWQTIGQHFPATAELAIFSMAFALIIGISVGMLAASRPNSWLDVGGRLFGIITYALPLFWVGMLMQLVFAVQLGWFPLGTRFPTSIPAPEGFTGLYTIDSLLSGNFTQFFSAIYYLLLPSLTLGLLLSGIFERIVRVNLKHTLKADYVEAARARGIPERRILFAHALKNALIPVITIMGLTFASLLGGAILTEVTFSWPGLANRLYEAISLRDYPTVQGILVFFGTIVVLASIIIDILNAYIDPRIRY; encoded by the coding sequence ATGTCTCGCTCAAAATCTCTGCAATATTACATTCTGGCTCGATTGCTGCTGACACCACTCATGCTGTGGACGATCGTGACTGTGGTATTTTTGTTGTTAAGAGCAACTCCTGGCGATCCCGTCGATGCTGTGTTAGGAGGACGCGCCCCAGAAAGCGTCAAGCAAGAATATCGGGAACGATTAGGACTACTCGATCCCCTACCGATTCAGTACATTCGGTATATAGGTAATTTACTACGCTTCGATCTCGGTAGTTCCATTACAACTCAAGGGGAATCCGTTTGGCAAACCATCGGACAACACTTCCCCGCTACGGCAGAATTAGCCATATTTAGCATGGCATTTGCGCTCATCATTGGAATTAGTGTAGGAATGCTAGCAGCTTCCCGCCCTAATTCTTGGTTAGATGTAGGGGGGCGATTATTTGGGATTATCACTTATGCCTTACCCTTATTCTGGGTGGGAATGTTAATGCAGTTGGTATTTGCGGTACAGTTGGGGTGGTTTCCCTTGGGGACGCGCTTTCCGACTTCTATACCCGCACCTGAAGGTTTTACAGGACTATACACCATTGATAGTCTGTTAAGCGGCAATTTTACCCAATTTTTCAGTGCTATCTACTACTTATTGTTGCCAAGTCTAACTCTAGGACTTTTACTATCGGGAATCTTCGAGCGCATCGTTCGCGTCAACCTCAAACATACCCTTAAAGCTGACTATGTAGAAGCTGCCCGTGCTAGGGGAATTCCCGAACGACGGATCTTATTCGCCCATGCTTTAAAAAATGCCTTAATTCCCGTGATTACGATTATGGGACTCACTTTCGCCTCTTTATTAGGTGGAGCAATCTTAACTGAGGTGACATTTTCTTGGCCTGGTTTAGCCAATCGCCTCTACGAAGCAATTTCCTTGCGCGATTATCCTACCGTTCAAGGAATTTTAGTATTTTTTGGTACGATCGTCGTACTTGCCAGCATTATCATTGACATTCTCAATGCCTACATCGATCCCCGTATTCGCTATTAA